In Pelodictyon luteolum DSM 273, the genomic stretch AGCGAACGGATTGCCGAGACGTTTCGTGCAATGGAGCTCGGTTCCAGACCCGCCTGATGGAGTGCAAGGACGAAGTGGTTGATGCGTTCCGCCGTGATGGCCTCAAGCGGGACATCATCCTCCTGCATGGCAAGCAGGTAGCGGCCGAGATCGTTGCGGTAGGACTCTCTCGTGTTGCCGGCGAAGTTTCTCTCTATGAAGAGGTAGTCGAGGAATCCCTCAAGCACCCGGCTGTACGCAGCGTCCAGTTCCACCATGGACATCATCCTCCCTGTTTCCGCAGGAGGACTGCATAGCCGCCGTCAAATCCGGGTCTTGCGCCCGGGAGCGTAAGGATTCCGCCTTCGGGTGTGCGTTCAAGGCAGAAGGGCTCCGGCACCTTTCCTGTTGCCTGTTCGATTCTGAACGCCGGATGCTGCTGAAGGAATGCTTCCACCTGCAGCTGGTTTTCTTCGGGTTCCACCGAGCAGGTCGAGTAGAGGAGCAGGCCCCCTTCCGCAAGCAGTCCTGCGGCATGCCGGAGGATCTCCTCCTGGAGCCCGCTCAGTTCCCGGAGTTTTTCCGGACCGGTTTTCCAGCGCAGCTCCGCCCGCCGTCCGAGCACGCCGGTTCCGGTGCAGGGAGCGTCAACGAGAATGGCGTCCGGCTGGAACGGGGGCGTGAACTCCCGGGCATCTCCGGTCCGGGCCTCGATGATGGATATCCCGAGCGTATCGGCAAGGGCCTGGATTCGAAGGGTTTTCTGCGGGTAACGGTCAAGAGCGATGATTTCTCCCCGATTTCCCATCAGTTCGGCTGCGTGTGCCGCCTTGCCGCCGGGAGCCGCGCAGAGGTCTAGCACCTTCCAGTCGGGCTGGGGGTCGAGCAGCAGCACCGCAAGGGCCTGGGTCGGGTTCTGGACGGAGGCAAGTCCCTGCCTGAGGAGCGGCTCGAACAGGTGGAAATCAGCGGCAAGGCGGATGCCGGGGATTCCGCTCTCCTGCCACCCGGATTCTTCGCCCTCTGCGCCCTTGGCATTCGTCCCTTTCAGCGGGTTATGACGGATGCCGAAGAGCGGGTGTTCATTGTCATAGCGGAGCATCGATTCCGTCCGCTGTTCTCCGTAGTTCCCGATCCATCGCCGGACGAGCGGCTCCGGATGGGAATGGAGCACCGAGAGGCGTTCGGAGAGGGATGCATCCTTGAGCCACAGGTCGAGATGGACGGTTTCGGGCGAGATTTTCCGCAGGACGGCGTTCGTGAGTTTCGACATGCGCTCGCCCTTGTAGCGACGGGCAAGCCGGACACACTCGTTGACGGCGGCCCAGCGCGGCACACGGTCGAGAAAGAGCAGCTGCCATACGCCGAGGCGGAGGATGTTCAGGACGGCGGGGGAGGCCTTCTGGATGTCGTGGCTGTAAAATTTCGCAATGATGAAGTCGAGCTGGAGGCGCTGGCGGAGCACGCCGCTGGTGAGCGCGGTAGCCAGAGCCCGGTCAGGCCCTTTAAGGGATGATGCCTCCAGCAGTTCATGCAGAAGGGAATCGGAGTGGCGAGTGCCTGCCTCAAGCTGCTGCAGGATGTTGAAGGCTAGTTCCCGGGCTGATGTCATTGGTACTGATTAGGTGTTGCGGTGCGCGGTCTCTGTGGGGCCGCTTGTAAAATACTCTTTGCTGTTGTAGATTCATTGGACTAATGTTCTTTTCAAGTTTTTACGCTATCATCGAGAAAGGTGGAGGGACTGGCCCTGAGAAGCCTTGGCAACCGTCATTGACCGTCAGTGATTCAATGGATTGCATTGATTCATGTATTGAGGTAATGATTGGTGCCAATTCCATCCCGGTTGAAGGCCGGGAAAGATGAAGAGATACGACCCCCCCCCCGTTGCAGACGTACCCCGTATTTTTTCCTCCCGACTGATGGTGGCGCCAAAGGAGAACCATATCGCCTCCATGACAGACAAGAAGCCGACGCCATACCGTTTTGAGACCCTGCAGGTCCATGCCGGCCAAACGCCCGATCCCCTGACGCACTCCCGCGCCGTACCCATATACCAGACAACGGCCTATACTTTCGACAGCGCCCGGCACGGTGCGGATCTCTTTGCCCTGAAAGAGGCGGGCAACATCTATACCCGCCTCATGAACCCGACCACCGATGTTTTCGAGCAGCGGATGGCCGCACTTGAGGGCGGAAAAGCAGCGCTTGCCGTTTCCAGCGGCCATTCTGCGCAGTTCATCGCATTGACGAGCCTCTGCCAGGCGGGTGACAACATCGTCTCCTCCAGCTACCTTTACGGCGGCACCTACAACCAGTTCAAGGTCTCCTTCGCCCGCCTCGGCATCGGGGTGCACTTCACCCGGGGGCTTGAGGCGGAGGATTTCCGGCGGTGCATTGATGAAAACACCAAGGCGCTCTACCTTGAGTCGATCGGCAATCCTGCTTTCCATGTCCCCGATTTCGAGGCTGTTGCGGCTGTTGCAGACGAGCACGGCATCCCCCTCATCGTCGACAATACCTTCGGGTGCGGCGGCTGTCTCTGCCGTCCGCTCGAGCACGGGGCTTCGATTGTGACGGAGTCGGCCACCAAATGGATCGGCGGACACGGTACCTCGATGGGCGGGGTCATCGTCGACGGCGGCACCTTCGATTGGGGCAGCGGACGCTTCCCCATGCTCAGCGAGCCTTCAGAGGGCTACCACGGCCTCTGTTTCCATGAAACATTC encodes the following:
- the rsmB gene encoding 16S rRNA (cytosine(967)-C(5))-methyltransferase RsmB, with the translated sequence MTSARELAFNILQQLEAGTRHSDSLLHELLEASSLKGPDRALATALTSGVLRQRLQLDFIIAKFYSHDIQKASPAVLNILRLGVWQLLFLDRVPRWAAVNECVRLARRYKGERMSKLTNAVLRKISPETVHLDLWLKDASLSERLSVLHSHPEPLVRRWIGNYGEQRTESMLRYDNEHPLFGIRHNPLKGTNAKGAEGEESGWQESGIPGIRLAADFHLFEPLLRQGLASVQNPTQALAVLLLDPQPDWKVLDLCAAPGGKAAHAAELMGNRGEIIALDRYPQKTLRIQALADTLGISIIEARTGDAREFTPPFQPDAILVDAPCTGTGVLGRRAELRWKTGPEKLRELSGLQEEILRHAAGLLAEGGLLLYSTCSVEPEENQLQVEAFLQQHPAFRIEQATGKVPEPFCLERTPEGGILTLPGARPGFDGGYAVLLRKQGG
- a CDS encoding O-acetylhomoserine aminocarboxypropyltransferase/cysteine synthase family protein, which produces MTDKKPTPYRFETLQVHAGQTPDPLTHSRAVPIYQTTAYTFDSARHGADLFALKEAGNIYTRLMNPTTDVFEQRMAALEGGKAALAVSSGHSAQFIALTSLCQAGDNIVSSSYLYGGTYNQFKVSFARLGIGVHFTRGLEAEDFRRCIDENTKALYLESIGNPAFHVPDFEAVAAVADEHGIPLIVDNTFGCGGCLCRPLEHGASIVTESATKWIGGHGTSMGGVIVDGGTFDWGSGRFPMLSEPSEGYHGLCFHETFGDLAFIVKARVEGLRDFGPAISPFNSFLLLQGLETLSLRVERHLSNTIALARWLLSRPEVAWVNYPGLESHPTHRNAARYLRNGFGCVLTFGLKGGYERAVSFIDGVRLASHVANVGDAKTLVIHPASTTHQQLSVEEQASAGVTPDMVRVSVGLEHIDDIREDFEQALRTQA